The DNA window cagttattttaaatgataaagatATTTCACGAACcacagtatttactgtatatttaatcaaataaattcagtcttgaTGATCACAAAAGACtttacaaaaatcttaccaacctccaaattttgaacagtagtgcatatttTTCTGCCGCTGCATCAGATTCCCCTTTGACAGATTTTTGGTGACATGGCTGAAACCTGAATACTGTCTCTGCTCCATGTCACATTGTGTTTCATCTATTGGCATTCATTCACCAGTATGAAACCAAATTGATTTAAAGGTGTATGGTGGCggtctatttgtattttttggatcAAAGTACATTAATACACTGCGCAATTACTACCTTACTTTTTTTCACAGTTCACACTGGAATCAAAGATGTATTCAGGGGAGTAGAGGTGAGATATCATTAGGCAAGTCTATAAAGAGAGATAGATgggcatttatttgtaattcagGATATCACACTACAAAACacaacgctctctctctcatacacattATACAAACCTATACTTCAGTCAGGCACAGACAATAAAAGTAGGGTTTCTGAATAGTCATGACAACACAATAccgaaaaaaaaattgtgtcattatatCAAAACCTGctttcttctgaacacaaaaggagaaactctgaattttttacaaattaaaaaaatgaatgggcACTGGGgcttttaagcaaaataaataagtaaataaataaaacaaaaacgaaaattcaccatacaaatattataaaagttgCTTGTAAgacaagcaatttaaaaaaaatatatatttcaatgcacatatatgcatatatatatatatatatatatatatatatatatatatatatatatatatatatatatatatatatatatatagacaaatacACTACGATTGGACGCAATTTccttgcagaatcatgggtaatgtatttttttttttaccaagaatttTGCTGTTAAATATGATAATTCAGAAACTAAAGTGGTCTGATATCTTCAACAACCTTGAAAATTAAAAGTCCCCGAGTATGcatacttccaaaaaaaaaaaaaaaaaaaaaaaaagtcctgcagTAAAAccgagaccaaaaaaaaaaaaaataaaaaaaaaaaaaataaatataaaaaaaaataaaaaaaaaaaaaaactacttgcaGTAAAACCGAGACAgtccaataaaatatgtttgaagcAATGTTCAGATTTTCTCCTCTTGTGTTCATCATTAGAATGATATCCATATCTACCAGtcggaacagcatgagggtgaatacattaggagagatttttctttttttagttgaactagtccttcaaaaaaaagaaagatccgGTAACTTCCGGTCGTCCACCCACCTTTTTATAAGGCGCTTCCAGCATGGCCTCAACATCGAAGTCATCCGCCATTCTGACCTGCTGTACATGAAAACAGCAGCACGCGGTTCACAAACACAGCCAGCACGATGAGTTATAGTTTACCATTTCTATAATGTACTCAAGTTTCATCGacaaagcacacaaacaaactgaaaatcaTCTCACAGTTGagctttaaatctttaaatagcTCGCTCGCGTCTGCAGCACACGCGCAACAACAGCATTACATAAGATGCGAATTCAGACGCCTCACTCTTATCCATATACGACAGACAGCATACTGTGCTTGAAgtcatatttacacacatttacttaTGATCCTAACTCTTAATTAAACCAGAAGCTGCTTGTTGGCACACATTACCTGGGTTTTATGTCGCACTCCGGTTATCGTCGCGACCTCTCCGAAGCGCGCGCGTCGAGTTTGACCGTAAACAGCTGCGAAACGAACGGTCAGATCCGCCTATAGACGAGCAAAATATTCAACGAACAGTcactcaaacaaaaacaaacaccgaTGCATGTATTTGTGGATATTTGATCAGCTCAGTTCGGTTTGTCATGAGGTTTCCCCCATAAGACAACTTCCTGCTTTCCCCAAAATGGACGCTGAGAGGGGCAGGCTTTACCAGCGCTTCTTAATGTAGATAAAAGTCGAGGAGGATCTTTTCTTCCTGTGTGCTTATTTTTGCAGAACTTGCAATGCGTTTGTTTCTTTTAAACCACCCTTTTGATAGACCTGCTCTGTTTATTGCACATTTTCAACATGCATTGCAGAAACTAAGTTTAGCGCTTTGTAAACAAGGGCGGAGTCATCAAAGTCTGGCGTAATAATATCTAATCCGATTTcgaaaaatttaatttacttgaatattaaatttatacacatgcataataatgtatatttatgtttaaattaaattataatattataatgttatccATCTGTctataaaatagaaattaattaggcctataataattaatttgagaaagtgtttgtattctttaactaaaatatgtgcatttaagtgcataatattaatgttttgatagTTGGTAATATTATCGTATGCTTTAGATTTCTTCACATGTCCTTAAAGCTgtctgaaataacatttgtttaaagCAAAATTAAGGGATTTTAAATTAAATCCTTTTTACTCAAATATATTGGCcagttgaagtgctaaaattgATACTGTAATGAAGGCCTATCTTTAAATAATGTTCACTAAATGgtttaaagtttgaaaatgtcatacagttttattttttgtttatattttattataattaataattaatatatatatatatatatatatatattattttttttttttttttttttttgataactatGGTCAGCATCTCTTGTTCACATTCAGTGTAGACCATCTGTAaacaatgatttttcaaagttggaAAATGTTTACAAGAAATACCATCTCAgtctttatatttacaataaaccAAGTTGTGttacttgtttctttgtaattatttgtgaaatttctgagtgaaaaatgttTCTACAAACATTTTTCAGTGCAGTGTAAACAGATACTGGCTGAATACAAAGAGTTAATATgtataaacaaatatgtgcatGTTCATTCCACTTTTTATGATATGCTGTGAAGACAAATACGAAATTCAAGATAAGAGATTTTAGTGTAGTTTCacccatttttaatttatacatagAATGGCTATAATAATACTCTTCTGGATACTGTGTTCAGTTTTATCATTATTGTGGTGTTCTTTCATTTGCATTagtcaaggtcatgggtttgattccaagGAACtgcataaactgataaaaattaataataagaagaataggCTATACCTTGAAAGTATGGATAAAGCAAATGTAAAAACTGGGATGAATTGTATAGACTTATTTCACATTTCCGGGATTCTCAGAAGcagaagtcatcatagttgggaAAACATCTGTAGTGATGAACGGAAACTATACATTTTGTGTTCCCATTTACCCtaacagcaaaagaaaaagaaaaaaaaaaaatgatagcatTTCCATGACTGTCtaaatgtgagacaaaaaaaTACGGTTTGATGACTctggtcaaaaaaaagaaagatgtcaaatttgaAAGGTTCTGACCTTCTCTCTATGGATCCACTAACACCTCCAGCAACCCCCCTCTCCTCGCCTCCTGTACTTCAGGTCTGTGACATAGAAATAGCCTGTCTGACATCCTGTGCAGACCAGCTGGCCCCAATCTTCACACAAATCTTTAACAGATCACTGTGTGAAGTTCCTTCCTGCTTCagacgctccaccatcatccccttTCTAAAGAAACCCAAAATCACAGGACTTTACAGACCTGTTGCCCTAACATCTgcggtcatgaagtcatttgagactggtgttggcttatctgaaggacatcactggacccttgctggaccccctgcagttggtaatcgagcaaacaggtctgtggatgatgcaatcaacatgagactgcacactgtaaaaaacaattctgtagtttttacaaaataattttggcagctgtggttgccagaataattttgtacaaaatacagaaaaactgtaaacacatttacggccaaaaactgtacatttttcagtataaaactgtaatttgcaaacaagaaaatttgaatgtaaaccagtaaattcaacaatgcacactgctattaaaatctgttttgtacctttaacatactgacaaccaccataataatgcaggtggtaaaagagaaagccacatgaagaatcaaagctcatcataAGCAGcgtcgccacaagcagaagtttatattcatttatagaaggtgcacagagtcattcatgcaaacacaaaacaccatcatggtgacacgatactaaaataatgcaataaactttcattaaacaacagaagatgtaacataaagcccaaatgtacataactgttaacaaaaactattaaaaaacattattatttaaacaaaaaatgtggagcgtcacgcagggaattctgggaatatcagtttacagtttttgactgtaaattatacattgatttgttcttttttacttctaaaaactgtaaaattaacagcattttactgtaaaaatacatgaaatgtctggttagatcttttacagttgtTCCCTGTATATGGtacgggaacttactgttaacctattaacagtttttttccattgtatttttacaaaattgtacagttaaaattacacttatttatatactacaacatctggacagaccagggacttatgtgaggatcctatCAGCTCGGCCTTGAACACTGTCTTCCCAAACCTCCACATGTCCAAATTAacccagctctctgtgcccacctccatctgtcagtgaaTTACCAGCTtcctgagagacagacagacggacagcaGCTAGtgagtgaggctgggaaaattctCATCTAGCACCTGTCCGatcaacactggtgcccctcagggatttGTTCTCTCCCCACtactcttctccctctacaccaatgacTTCACCGCAAAGgatccctctgtcaagctcctgaagatTGCAGATGACACTATAATCATTGACCTTATCCAGGACGTTGACGAATCAGAAAGggggttaaagagctggctgtttggtgcagtcacaacaacctggagctgtaCACACTCAAAatagtggagatgatagtggacttcaggggAAAGCCTCCTGGTCTCCCCTCACTcaccattcaattcaattcaatttgaatttgaaaagtttatttgtatagtgctttttactatacaaatcattgcaaagcaactttacagaaaattaagtttctatatttagtagtagcttatcagtgatgactgttagtttatgtgcatatagcagaaatgttcaaaatcaataaaagacgtaaacaaacagatgattaacactattaacagcaattatgcaatcaaacttatagcaaaatgtggtagttctgtatgttgtctcagggttagcatcatctgaggtcctctgaggggttggcatcatctcttctcaggtgttctggatccagactggagcttgtgtaaatcccgtggcaaaacagagaaacaaatagagacataattaccGTAGCTGCTGTGCATTGATCagatgtgcatttgatcagataactgcagtccaaaattatgagatgtattatttgaatgcttggccaaaaaagtgtgtttttaatctagatttaaacagaagaagtgtgtctgaaccctgaacattatcaggaaggctattccagagtttgggagccaaatgcgaaaaagctctacctcctttagtggactttgctatcttaggtactaccaaaagtccagcgttttgtgaccttagggagcgtgatggattgtagtgtggtagaagactagtcgcaggagctaaaccattaagggccttataagcaagtaataatattttgtaaatgatacggaacttaataggtagccagtgcagagactgtaaaattggggtaatatgatcatattttcttgacctggtaaggactctagctgctgcattttggactaccttttgcttgtttattgaggatgcaggacaaacagctagaagtgcattacaatagtccagtctagaggtcatgaatgcatgaactagcttttctgcatcagaaacaggtaacatgtttcaaaGCTTGGTaatgtttctaagatgaaagaatgctgtttttgtaacgtgggaaatatgattttcaaaagacaagttactgtctaatataacacccagatttttgacagtagatagctctaaccctaatcaaacacacctgagcaagctaatcAGGGTCTTCGGGATCATTAGAAATTCAGAGTTAGGTGaggttgatcagggttggagctaaactctgcagcgcattggccctccagggtaagGTTTGAGGAACCCttcagtagaggaagtaacagtacatcagTCTAGTGTAGTCTACGAGactctgtgtaatgttttttggtccaataagtaatatctccgtctcatctgaatttaataggagaaaattattggtcatccaatcttttaaatttttaacacactctgttagcttagataatttagaagtttcatctggtctcgttgagatatatagttgagtatcatcagcataacagtggacaCTAAACCCattttttctaatgatattaccaaggggcaacatgtatatcaaaaatagcagaggacctaggacagatccttgtggcactccatattttactggtgataaatgagatgactccccatttaaataaacaaagtggtagcaatcggacatgtaggatctaaaccatcttaaagcctgcccttgtaTACCTGtatatctatgagtatgtcgtgatctatggtgtcaaacgcagattcttcatagagatcattttttgcaggaactttttctaaaattttagacataaatggaagatttgaaatgggtctgtaatttgccagttcacaaggatctagttgtggtttcttaataagaggcttaataaccgccggcttgaatggttttgggacatgacctaaagataacgaagagttaataatattgagaagcggttcttctgctacaggtaacaactctttcagtaagtgggtacaggatctaataaacatgttgttggtttagatgcagtgataagtttatttagctcctcctgtcctatagttgtaaagcactgcagtttatcttggATAAAACTGCAGTTTacgatggataaaactgaagtattagacgctgtggaatctacatttgttattgtatttctgatgttatctattttatcagtgaagaaattcataaagtcattactatttaactgtgagggaatatttagatcgggtggtgtctggttatttgttaatctagccactgtgcttaataaaaaccttggattgttttggtcattttctatgagtttgtggatatgctcggccctggcagtttttagagcctgtctatagctagacatactgtttttccacgcaattctaaaaacttccaagttagtttttctccatttgcgctcaagactatgagttactttcttgagagagtgggtatcaCTGTTGTACAATGGCACAGtaagtttttctctaacctttttcaatttgatgggggcaacagcttctaatgtatgtaccatcatgaacagcactgtagcTGCAGTTGTGTCAATCAGGTTCCTaaggcaccaccatctctcaggacctgaatgGGACcctcacattgactccattgtcaaaaaggcccagcagaggctgtatttccttcgccagctgaggaagttcaacctgctaCAGGAGCTGCTGATACAGTTCTACTCAGCAGTCATTGAATCtgtcctctgcacttctataactgtctggttcagctcagctactaAATCAGGCCTCAGAAGACTACAGCagatagtccggactgctgagcgaatcactggTTCAACCCTCCCCACTCGCCAAGAACTgcacttatccagagtgagcaaaagagctggcaaaatcattctggaccccttacatccagcacacttcctctctGAACTGTTGCCGTCTGGTCGGCTctcagagcactgagcaccagatgGGCCAGGCATAAGAACAGTTACTTCCCTCAGGCAATCTCTGCGATGAACAGTTAACTTGGCAATAAACGTAATTCACAACACtatctatacatttatttatttatttatttaacacacatacctCTTTTTACATTTCCTTGCATTTGTACTTAACATACTTGTACACACAAATACCACctattgtctattttgtatattgttatttcctatttacttattctatttttaattatctgtGTCTtctcttgtcactgtcattctgtttgtgCCGTGGAAGCTcctgtcaccaaaacaaattccttgtatgtgtaaacatacctggcaataaagctctttctgattctgaatctGATTCTGGAAACACCATTACAAACAATCATGCAGCAGCATTAACCAGATTTCTGCAGGTAAAGATAGAAAACACAAAGCATGAGagttataaatatacattacatttttcaattaatatttatatataaaaactggtAGATTTACGATGTTAATAATATAACAGTCAGTGAATAGGGTATAAGGTGCATAGACCGAAATGTTGAGAACAATATGTTCCATAAATAGACTCTCAAGGACTTCTCGCATCTACATAGAATATAATCTTATCTCCAGATTAATATAGACACAGAGGTGCTGtttgttctgattggtcagcatgAACTTCCAAACAACAGTTCATAGTGTgcatactatctatctatctattggtCTGTAGACCGATCTGTCTGTCAGTtggtctctttctgtctgtctgtctgaccatCCAGCAGTTAATACTTTTCCTGAAGCTCAACAAGAtttaaaacacaattgtaaaCTGATTGGATTTTCTTTTTAGTCTCATGGCTTCATCATCATTaacatctttaaaatgaaatctcGCTGGCTTTCTAAAAGATGCACTTTTGcgtatttaaatgcaaatgagcagaTTGTTTTATACTGTGTTATCAGCACTATTAGGAAACAATAATGTGAACCCCTGTTGAAAGTGCATTGCTCTGAACTCAGCTGTGAGCTTCTATCATAACTTTGTAACTGATTGTGCCATTGATCTTTCCAATAAACATGTTAATAAGATTCTTTATGGCTTTCTCTTCCTATCAGTCATTCTTTTGTGATAAGATTTAAATGAGTCTTGACTATATCCAGTTGACAAACTGCTGAGTAATTTAAAATCCTGGGAATGGTTATGACTAAGGACAAAGTGCAGTTGGTTTCCCTTTGCCTAAAGCAGCATGTGGATGATGTAACTTCATGTTTTAGCCAATGGCCAGCATTCTGCTTATCAAACTAcagtagataaaataaataagtgttacAGGAAAGCGAGGCAGAGCAGCTGGCTGTGCGCTCAGTTACAGTCAAAATGAAGAATAAATCGACCAATCTGCGTGTGCGGCTCCCTGCACTAATTTTTGCATTGGAGGTCATGATTGTGGTTCTCTATGCATTCTTTGTGACATATGAAGATGATGCTAATGCACTTCTACAGAACAACCAGACAAAGCCCATGGAGAACTCATTATATCAGAACTATCCATTTTTTGCTGACATTCAGGTGATGATATTTCTCGGATTCGGCTGCCTTCTGGCATTTTTCCGACGCTATGGATTTGGTGGTATGGTGTTTAACTTCCTAATCGCCACATTTACCATTCAGTGGGCCATTCTGGTGCAGGGCTTCTTTCAGTTTTACTATGATGGGAAGATTCATCTCGGTGTGCTGAATCTGATCAATGCTGAGTTTGCCTGTGCTGTTGTGCTGATCTCTTTTGGAGCAGTGTTGGGGAAGACGAGCCCTGTGCAGCTCCTGGTAAGTTGATTATTTTTGCAGCAGGTGGCTTGAAATTAGATATTGAATCTACAAAAGATGTTTTGCCTTATTttctgctcagaggtggcataaatgGATTTACACTGTAATTGTAACTGCATATTGCATACTAGCGGCTGAGGTGGGCCAGAGAAGGGATcatttagtctggcttttatgcTGCATTGCACCTTAACTCGGACGTGTAAAATgctctaataagcataaaaatgtataattgttgggtacataataaaaatggtataatgcattatgggattgcatTCTTTGCTGTGGATATGCAATGTTGCCTTTATATTTGATCAGATGATACATCCTAAGAGTCAAACTAATTAAGATGTGTAATTCTTGTGGTGAACTTATGAAGCCTTAAAATGCTACCTAGGTGTCACACTAAGTATATTAGAACGGCTCAATCATGTGATAATCACACTTTTGTTTGTACATTTACATCACCATGATCAATCTCTTGTTATACCTCATTTATAAGTTGTAaatggctttggataaaagcatctgctaaacgaATATGTAAATTTGCTCATATCACACATCCTCATTCTACATACTGTGTATTGTGCAGATCATGGCCTTGCTGGAGATCCCTGTGTTTGGTATCACAGAATGGGCTGTAGTGAAATACCTGAAGATCAACGATGCTGGTGGCTCGATCCTCATTCACATTTTTGCCTGCTACTTCGGATTAGGTGTCACCTTTGTCCTGTACAGGCCCAGCCTAAACGAGGGACACCCAAAAGAGGGGACAAGTTATCAGTCAGATATGCTATCTGTATTGGGAACCCTGTTCCTCTGGGTGTTCTGGCCCTCTTTCAACTCAGCGTTGACCTTCAAGGGTGACGACCAGCACCGAGCCGTTCTCCACACATTCATAGGTCTCAGTGCCTCCACAATCACCGCCTTTGCCCTGTCCAGCATGCTCAGCAAGAACGGCAAGATCAGCATGGCCGATGTACAGAATGTAACGTTGGCCGGTGGAGTAACTGTTGGTGCTTCGGTGGACATGATGATTTCGCCGGTCGCTGCTTATGTGCTGGGCATCCTGGGATGCATTGCGTGCATGCTGGGATACAAATATCTGAGCCCGTTCCTGGCTCGCCGGCTGAGGTTGCAGGATCAGTGCGGCATACACAACCTGCACGGCCTGACAGGACTCATTTCCAGTTTAGCTGGAATCTGCGCCATCCTGCTGGCGACTGAGGAAACGTATGGCCCCAGTCTCTACCAGACCTTCTCTCATCGGGCCCCTCCAGAAGGAGACCCTCTACTAGCGAGGTTGCAGGAATTGATCCCAGATCTGGAAGCAGGTTTGGGTCGGACCGCACAGGAACAGGCCCTCTTTCAGGTGGCTGCTGTGTTCGGGACTATTGCGGTGGCGGCAGTGGGGGGTTTGCTGACTGGTGTGGTACTCAAACTACCATATCTGGCTTCCCCCAGTGATGAGAAATGCTTTGATGATGAGCTCTTCTTTAATGTTCCTCAAGACTACAACTGTGTAAACGGTCCACAGGACGTATGGTCCTGTGTTCTCAGAGACACAAACAAAACTGATACTGACTGTAGCAAGAAAAATACTGAGCATGAGTATGAGGAATAGATGTCAATGTGGGACTGCTGTGAACTGAGTACTGTGTAACTTGCTAACTGTGATTGTATTGACccaaaaaatagtttattttaatatttgataggATGaggtttgtatgtttgtttttgataaaatgtttatttgttgtagaatatattttatgaatcatCTAATTCATTGATACATTTCAGattacccttgtgaaaaataagtatgCTACTCtttagaaaatttttaaaaagagtgGTTATGGAAATACTATATACTTTAATGCAAAATTTCATGTTATTTGcaacttaattaaaatgtattatagtttacatttattttacatgcaatAGTTGAACTTAAGAAAGTTTTCTGACCCAACTAAGTAGGAATtaaatacatctttatatgtaaactcataattacttctattgaaATGTGGTTGTGATAAATGAACTGACAAACATTTgctaagtaaaatatattttaatgtaatttctgttgaAACATGTATCTCATGTATTTAGACATAAttgtaatgaagttgcaatttagtacatttaaaatacattaacttaaaataatatcaaGTAACACACTACAGCTAAAATTATAAACCAGTACTTAACATGTACTTTAATATGTTAGTCAACTCATGAAAATAAGTacttaatatgcattaaaataaatacttatttaaagAGTGACAAAAGATTGATAAAACAAGGTAAAATGCTGAATTTAACATTATCACAAagtgcatttattaaaagtgtacttaagtgttttAAGAAACATGAAAGTCTTTCTCTTTAGGTATGCttaagttttttatttcagtaaaattatCTGCAGTTGATGAATGTTATCTTGATGAAAAGTTATAAATTAACAATCTGATTGTATTTCTTGGGGTCATGCCCTATCTCTTCTATATGTCTGTTTAGACAGATAGATATGCACATAAATAGATTAGCATATACTCATATACACAGTTATATTGCATGTATAATATAGCTATAAAATCTATTGCTGCAGTTAGAATATTATCAAGTTAGTCTGTAAATGCAGTTTAATAATGTGACAGTCTTTTGTAATGTAAGTCTAGGCTGCTCAGTGTCAGAGTTTTAATGCTGATTGATGACACTTTCTCAAAATATTAGTGAGAACAGAATTATTTCACCTCATtagaagaatgtaaaaaaaattgtcatttaatttaaattatttatatgaacttTATCTATTTAATCTCTGTGTAAATAACCAACCCAGTTGGCAAAGGCTATTCTCActcatttaaactaacattgatAAGATATACACAAACAGCATattagttgtatttatattttgtgatgtaaattcacttaatttgaattctgaatgaaatgtttgaaaataaatattgttgcTGAGGAAAATTCTCACCATGACTGTGCAAAAACTCCACATTATACAGCTTATTAGAAGAAACAACCACTGATTTCTTCTGCTtacaaataaaaactcaaaaataaatgtaataaataacttGAACTTTATTGCATTTTGTGCAGACAAATCTATAAAATGGTCCAGAGAAACCATTATTCATAGAACATAGAAGCTTTTGACAagataaaacaacaatttaagatatctagtttaaatacattttcatataacaCAACTGAGACacaattttctatttattttttaaatattaaacttgcATGGACACACAAATTAAACAGCTAGGCTAAGATAACTATAATGTGTCATATATTTACAAAAGTAACTGCCACAGTTTAACCTCTCTTTTTCCAACAGAGTGATATGTCACACAGTCATATacataaagaaacagaaacatgCCACCTTTTTCCCCGTTACaatcacactcacaaacacaccatTATGACTCGTGAAAACTgaagcagaaaacaaaacacatcactAATCAAATCACTGTCTTTGGATCTACACAGACTACCATACAAAAAGTGTCAAACTGCCCTCCTATGGAGAAAGTAGAAATGTTGGCTGTGTAGAAACGCTCCTGCACACACTGCTGGGAAAGTTTCAAATCTCGGAAGTATCTGAAGATGTACGTTGCCTTTAGAAAATCAgaataaatgcttaaaatttgAAACGATGATTGAGGTGAGGCCTGGTGGATTTCTGGAGTTAAAACACCAACATGCTGAAACAGGAGCACTGAACGATGATGAATGATGATTAAATTATCTCGCCAATCTAAAGTAACCGCAAAAGCCTCTTCTGTctattcactcttaaaaataaaggttacaa is part of the Cyprinus carpio isolate SPL01 chromosome A8, ASM1834038v1, whole genome shotgun sequence genome and encodes:
- the LOC109086093 gene encoding ammonium transporter Rh type B-like produces the protein MKNKSTNLRVRLPALIFALEVMIVVLYAFFVTYEDDANALLQNNQTKPMENSLYQNYPFFADIQVMIFLGFGCLLAFFRRYGFGGMVFNFLIATFTIQWAILVQGFFQFYYDGKIHLGVLNLINAEFACAVVLISFGAVLGKTSPVQLLIMALLEIPVFGITEWAVVKYLKINDAGGSILIHIFACYFGLGVTFVLYRPSLNEGHPKEGTSYQSDMLSVLGTLFLWVFWPSFNSALTFKGDDQHRAVLHTFIGLSASTITAFALSSMLSKNGKISMADVQNVTLAGGVTVGASVDMMISPVAAYVLGILGCIACMLGYKYLSPFLARRLRLQDQCGIHNLHGLTGLISSLAGICAILLATEETYGPSLYQTFSHRAPPEGDPLLARLQELIPDLEAGLGRTAQEQALFQVAAVFGTIAVAAVGGLLTGVVLKLPYLASPSDEKCFDDELFFNVPQDYNCVNGPQDVWSCVLRDTNKTDTDCSKKNTEHEYEE